A portion of the Hyalangium minutum genome contains these proteins:
- the eutB gene encoding ethanolamine ammonia-lyase subunit EutB, translating to MKTYYPQRRAHGVRARTSHPGALLSSQPVMMRRRSFLSAALLGATALSVGCGEDKKPTPVEPPAGVYVPEVKPGEDLFAYMDRARGGFDQTFYKQLIGAANEYKEGDEAAGISASDEASRANARTLLSNTRIGDLRSHVLFDDGLYQLIEQGVDATKAAQVAGWTLGELKTYLLDKSEDEIKAVMGGLSSDIIGCIVKLMSNEQLIAVGSKIFNPLPGSNVGAKGYMGARIQPNSPTDNTEDIRWQVLDGWAYGVGDVVLGNNPVSSDVNSVMAIELTLQDLLEAFNLADVLPHCVLAHIDIQAEVETLQPGSTALWFQSLGGTEGANKTFDVTIPKMIDHAAKRTGKYGLYFETGQGADGTNGHGNGFDMVVHESRKYGFARVLKQKVATAQLGAGRAAQPWVHLNDVAGFIGPEVFRSKTQLVRCCLEDIVMGKLHGMMIGLDVCSTLHMEVSLDDLDWCLDQIMPANPGYLMGLPTKNDPMLSYLTTAFQDHVRIREKFGYKVDDRMWAFFQGLGVIDAQGKPGPHFGDPSWVYLQYRRRKGDARSDAEILDEARAQLTAVRKRGVFIAEGHGTQPWDLNPDLDREVRFLYKDAKESIFAELPATFAVALSQAVPVQTQSKDRTDYILHPPSGEVLSDVATEKLRTLRTSQSGRYDVQIVISDGLNAWSLTDEGHLAPYLERVRAELETAGYKVAPEHILVTAGRVRAGYRIGEFLYGSLPDRSSRRTILHVIGERPGSGHHAYSVYITAPTVETWAQAGVVDHNITRVISGIADTALQPTAAATETLNILRQMAPR from the coding sequence ATGAAGACGTACTACCCGCAGCGCCGCGCCCACGGGGTGCGAGCGCGGACCTCCCATCCTGGTGCGCTTCTCTCCTCGCAGCCCGTGATGATGCGGCGCCGCTCCTTCCTCTCGGCGGCGCTGCTCGGCGCGACGGCGCTCTCCGTGGGCTGCGGAGAGGACAAGAAGCCCACCCCCGTCGAGCCTCCCGCCGGCGTCTACGTCCCCGAGGTCAAGCCCGGCGAGGACCTCTTCGCTTACATGGACCGCGCCCGCGGTGGCTTCGATCAGACCTTCTACAAGCAGCTCATCGGCGCGGCCAACGAGTACAAAGAGGGCGACGAGGCTGCGGGGATCTCCGCCTCCGACGAGGCCTCCCGCGCCAACGCCAGGACTCTGCTCTCCAACACCCGCATTGGAGATCTGCGCTCGCATGTCCTCTTCGATGACGGCCTCTACCAGCTCATCGAGCAGGGCGTAGACGCCACGAAGGCCGCCCAGGTGGCGGGGTGGACCCTGGGCGAGCTCAAGACGTACCTGCTCGACAAGAGCGAGGACGAGATCAAAGCCGTCATGGGCGGGCTGAGCAGCGACATCATCGGCTGCATCGTCAAGCTGATGAGCAACGAGCAGCTCATCGCTGTGGGCAGCAAGATCTTCAACCCGCTGCCCGGCAGCAACGTGGGCGCCAAGGGCTACATGGGCGCACGCATCCAGCCCAACTCGCCCACCGACAACACGGAGGACATCCGCTGGCAGGTGCTCGACGGCTGGGCCTACGGCGTGGGTGACGTGGTGCTCGGCAACAACCCCGTCTCCAGTGACGTCAACTCGGTGATGGCCATCGAGCTGACCCTCCAGGATCTGCTCGAGGCGTTCAACCTGGCGGATGTGCTGCCCCACTGCGTGCTGGCCCACATCGACATCCAGGCCGAGGTGGAGACGCTCCAGCCAGGGTCCACCGCGCTCTGGTTCCAGAGCCTGGGAGGCACCGAGGGCGCCAACAAGACGTTCGACGTGACGATCCCCAAGATGATCGATCACGCCGCGAAGCGCACCGGCAAGTACGGCCTCTACTTCGAGACGGGGCAGGGCGCCGACGGCACCAATGGCCATGGCAATGGCTTCGACATGGTGGTGCACGAGTCTCGCAAGTACGGCTTCGCCCGCGTGCTCAAGCAGAAGGTGGCCACCGCCCAGCTCGGCGCGGGCCGTGCGGCCCAGCCCTGGGTGCACCTCAACGACGTGGCGGGCTTCATCGGCCCCGAGGTGTTCCGCTCCAAGACACAGTTGGTGCGCTGCTGCCTCGAGGACATCGTCATGGGCAAGCTCCACGGGATGATGATCGGCCTGGACGTCTGCTCCACGCTGCACATGGAGGTATCCCTGGACGATCTGGACTGGTGCTTGGACCAGATCATGCCGGCCAATCCCGGCTACCTCATGGGACTGCCGACGAAGAACGATCCCATGCTCAGCTACCTCACCACCGCCTTCCAGGACCACGTCCGCATCCGCGAGAAGTTCGGCTACAAGGTGGATGATCGCATGTGGGCCTTCTTCCAGGGCCTGGGCGTCATCGATGCGCAGGGGAAGCCGGGGCCGCACTTCGGCGATCCCTCCTGGGTCTACCTCCAGTACCGCCGCCGCAAGGGCGATGCGCGCTCGGACGCGGAGATCCTCGATGAGGCCCGTGCCCAGCTCACCGCAGTGCGCAAGCGCGGCGTCTTCATCGCCGAGGGCCACGGCACCCAGCCTTGGGATTTGAACCCAGACCTCGATCGCGAGGTCCGCTTCCTCTACAAGGACGCCAAGGAGAGCATCTTCGCCGAGCTGCCCGCTACCTTCGCGGTGGCCCTCTCCCAGGCCGTCCCCGTCCAGACCCAGTCCAAGGATCGCACCGACTACATCCTCCACCCGCCCTCGGGAGAGGTGCTCTCCGATGTGGCCACCGAGAAGCTGCGCACCCTGCGCACCAGCCAGAGCGGCCGGTACGACGTGCAGATCGTCATCTCCGACGGCCTCAACGCCTGGTCACTCACGGACGAGGGGCACCTGGCTCCCTACCTGGAGCGGGTGCGCGCGGAGCTGGAGACTGCGGGCTACAAGGTCGCCCCTGAGCACATCCTCGTCACCGCGGGCCGCGTGCGCGCGGGCTACCGGATCGGCGAGTTCCTCTATGGCTCGCTGCCGGATCGCTCCTCGCGTCGCACCATTCTCCATGTCATCGGCGAGAGGCCCGGCTCGGGGCATCACGCTTACTCCGTCTACATCACCGCGCCGACCGTGGAGACGTGGGCGCAGGCGGGCGTCGTGGACCACAACATCACCCGGGTGATCTCCGGGATCGCGGACACGGCGCTGCAGCCCACGGCGGCGGCCACGGAGACGTTGAACATCCTCCGGCAGATGGCGCCGCGCTGA
- a CDS encoding serine/threonine protein kinase, with product MSLPTDEELDPFASLCGSTVGPWLILDRFDSGSFGVVFRAQRAGHPEAGPFAVKMAKQPWDERFEREAKLLQRATHPALPRFEDFGIWTSPKGHRYPYIAMEWIEGFTLYDWFREAPRTHREVFQVLAQVTRGLEAVHATGAVHRDVKGDNIRVTAAGRAVLLDFGSGWFPGARPLTDTCAPPGTTPYRPPELMRFIWRFRKDDEARWHARTSDDLYSLGVTAYRLVTGTYLPPVTETGDNEARKRLRPSQFATVTPELESIILRLLSEDREQRGTATKVAAKLESGSQQPSAEIEIEQRILPKVAAVPLERRTSSSEEPSSSAPSQPSTSAQLPVQPESPACGTLPSWLSWAGAATMGAAAALGIVALRQGLPERTDPPTPIAQESPVPPVETPDAGVGDTALASAQPFPRDPAPILALGLPMPKQPFPGQRKPPCDPILERAINGGCWLGPIGARKPPCGNLGYDYDGGCYAPNFNGPRQPTSDPP from the coding sequence GTGTCTCTGCCCACCGACGAAGAACTCGACCCCTTTGCCTCGCTTTGCGGCTCGACCGTGGGACCTTGGCTCATCCTCGATCGCTTTGACTCCGGCTCTTTTGGCGTGGTGTTCCGTGCCCAGCGCGCCGGCCACCCCGAGGCGGGTCCGTTCGCCGTGAAGATGGCCAAGCAGCCCTGGGACGAGCGCTTCGAGCGGGAGGCCAAGTTGCTGCAGCGCGCGACCCACCCCGCGCTACCGCGCTTCGAGGACTTCGGAATCTGGACCTCCCCCAAGGGCCACCGTTACCCGTACATCGCCATGGAGTGGATCGAAGGCTTCACCCTCTACGACTGGTTCCGTGAAGCCCCGCGCACTCACCGCGAGGTCTTCCAAGTGCTCGCCCAAGTGACGCGCGGCCTCGAAGCCGTTCACGCCACGGGCGCCGTTCATCGGGACGTGAAGGGGGACAATATCCGCGTCACTGCCGCAGGCCGCGCTGTGCTGCTGGACTTCGGCTCGGGTTGGTTCCCGGGTGCACGCCCTCTGACGGACACCTGCGCTCCTCCGGGCACTACCCCCTACCGCCCTCCTGAGCTGATGCGCTTCATCTGGCGCTTTCGCAAGGATGACGAGGCGCGCTGGCACGCGCGCACCTCCGATGACCTGTACTCCTTGGGAGTGACGGCATACCGCCTCGTGACAGGCACCTATCTGCCACCGGTCACCGAGACAGGAGACAACGAGGCTCGAAAGAGGCTGCGCCCGAGCCAGTTCGCCACCGTCACCCCTGAGTTGGAGTCCATCATCTTGCGTTTGCTCTCCGAGGACCGCGAGCAGCGTGGGACTGCCACCAAGGTCGCAGCGAAACTGGAGAGCGGCAGCCAACAGCCTTCCGCTGAGATTGAGATCGAGCAGCGCATTCTTCCGAAGGTGGCCGCCGTCCCATTGGAGAGGAGAACCTCCAGCAGCGAAGAGCCCTCCAGTTCTGCCCCCTCCCAGCCTTCTACATCCGCTCAGCTGCCGGTACAGCCTGAGTCCCCAGCCTGCGGCACCCTGCCTTCCTGGCTGTCCTGGGCAGGCGCTGCCACGATGGGAGCCGCAGCAGCACTCGGAATTGTGGCGCTGCGACAGGGCCTACCGGAAAGAACAGATCCTCCCACGCCCATTGCCCAAGAATCACCTGTGCCTCCAGTCGAAACGCCTGATGCTGGTGTGGGAGATACGGCCCTCGCCTCGGCCCAGCCTTTTCCTCGCGACCCAGCCCCCATTTTGGCCCTTGGGCTGCCCATGCCGAAGCAACCCTTCCCAGGCCAACGCAAGCCTCCGTGTGACCCCATCCTGGAAAGGGCCATCAACGGTGGATGTTGGTTAGGGCCCATCGGCGCTCGAAAACCACCCTGTGGCAACCTCGGGTACGACTACGACGGGGGCTGCTACGCCCCCAACTTCAACGGCCCTCGCCAGCCCACCTCGGATCCGCCATGA
- a CDS encoding imm11 family protein, with the protein MAPRFFALYDTVEFPHRWQLDDPVDSEGREMDDWLFKSGTPVSGVGPFHISIDQAGRPLDFSETHLGVPIVHVRVASLFTELAAHDVQFIPAGIEGYSDQYLILVATRRIACIDEKASRIRLWTHEDGVPHKVGQYKSVRSLRVDPSKVGGARVFRLAGWEGVLVVSEELKGALEGIGATGTRFEEV; encoded by the coding sequence ATGGCACCACGCTTCTTTGCCCTCTACGACACTGTCGAGTTCCCGCATCGCTGGCAACTGGATGATCCCGTCGACAGCGAAGGGCGCGAGATGGACGACTGGCTCTTTAAGAGTGGTACCCCTGTAAGCGGTGTAGGGCCTTTCCACATTTCCATCGACCAGGCGGGCAGACCGCTCGACTTCTCTGAGACCCATCTGGGAGTCCCCATTGTGCATGTCAGGGTGGCATCTCTCTTCACGGAACTGGCCGCCCATGACGTGCAGTTCATTCCCGCAGGCATTGAGGGGTATTCCGATCAGTATTTGATCCTTGTCGCCACGCGTCGTATCGCCTGCATTGATGAGAAAGCCTCACGGATTCGGCTCTGGACTCATGAGGACGGAGTGCCTCACAAGGTAGGTCAATACAAGTCCGTGCGCAGTCTCCGTGTAGACCCCTCGAAGGTGGGGGGGGCTCGGGTGTTTCGTTTGGCGGGTTGGGAGGGAGTCCTCGTTGTTTCTGAGGAACTCAAGGGCGCATTGGAAGGTATCGGGGCTACAGGCACGAGATTCGAGGAGGTTTAG
- a CDS encoding AHH domain-containing protein — MQPVLVEEEEFQEAVRQLAREVRWTGTPRQMVETMFQMSPQSGNYLYLPRDKKLVPIGPGEPLEGPLTKEDLDTAERYRQWCQRVHRFYGDCLGGALVGGRYLDLHGRYIWALALSKSPVLDELQKALGEMVEFRALMSAALWTIGSMLLILALNPVAPALVAVMGVGMVLYVGYDTLRNLVSGWLQLMEDVQAAVTFEQIRDAGERFGKVIGRESARAFAMLLMAAIGRTAQEFAAKVPTLPGSAQVAMQAEGQAGIPLPALAAVEEIALSAEGVSIRLPANAVAMAARARGGTGPCIELHHIATICNEKSTARGGQWTPRFRKLFAKAGMTLDDPANKLPLEGHYGPHPEEYHRRIFQELDDATKGCRTVEQCRAALLSVLKDLAQEIATPGTELNQLVTRNSPL; from the coding sequence GTGCAGCCTGTCCTGGTGGAGGAAGAGGAGTTCCAGGAAGCCGTGAGGCAACTGGCGCGGGAGGTGCGGTGGACAGGGACGCCACGCCAGATGGTGGAGACGATGTTCCAGATGTCCCCTCAGAGTGGCAACTATCTCTACCTGCCCCGAGATAAAAAGCTGGTGCCGATAGGGCCTGGCGAGCCCCTGGAAGGGCCGCTGACAAAGGAGGACTTAGACACGGCGGAACGTTACCGGCAGTGGTGCCAACGGGTGCACCGGTTCTACGGCGATTGCCTCGGAGGCGCGCTGGTGGGAGGGCGTTACCTGGATCTGCACGGGCGATACATCTGGGCACTGGCTCTGAGCAAGAGTCCCGTACTGGATGAACTGCAGAAGGCGCTGGGGGAGATGGTGGAGTTCCGGGCGCTCATGAGCGCGGCTCTCTGGACGATTGGGTCCATGCTGCTGATCCTGGCACTCAACCCTGTGGCCCCTGCGTTGGTCGCGGTGATGGGCGTGGGGATGGTTTTGTATGTGGGGTATGACACGCTCCGTAACCTCGTGTCTGGCTGGCTCCAGTTGATGGAGGACGTGCAGGCAGCGGTCACCTTCGAGCAGATTCGCGACGCGGGCGAGCGTTTCGGCAAGGTCATCGGACGCGAATCCGCACGCGCATTTGCCATGCTGTTGATGGCAGCGATTGGCCGGACGGCACAGGAGTTCGCAGCCAAGGTGCCGACGTTGCCTGGCTCCGCGCAAGTGGCGATGCAGGCCGAAGGCCAGGCGGGTATCCCGCTGCCTGCACTGGCGGCAGTGGAAGAGATAGCGCTGAGTGCCGAGGGTGTCAGCATTCGGCTGCCCGCCAACGCGGTGGCCATGGCGGCGCGGGCTCGGGGCGGCACCGGCCCGTGCATTGAACTGCATCACATCGCCACGATTTGTAACGAGAAATCCACTGCGCGCGGAGGGCAGTGGACCCCCAGGTTCAGGAAGCTCTTCGCAAAAGCCGGGATGACGCTGGACGATCCAGCAAACAAGCTTCCTCTGGAAGGACACTACGGACCGCATCCGGAGGAATACCATCGGAGGATCTTCCAAGAGTTGGACGACGCGACGAAAGGGTGCCGCACCGTCGAGCAGTGCCGCGCCGCGCTGCTCAGTGTTCTCAAGGACTTGGCTCAGGAGATCGCCACACCTGGTACGGAGCTCAATCAACTCGTTACCCGGAACTCACCCCTGTAG